From the Streptomyces sp. KMM 9044 genome, one window contains:
- a CDS encoding FAD binding domain-containing protein: MHLRLPTSLTEAQNCMAEGAVPIGGATLVWALWQRDGFPEQAMSLRSLPEANVLESEALGAAVLLHRIDGRVPEVLRGAASTVGTGAVRRTATVGGNIVGSTLRCLLPAALVLDTRATVLDRDGAFETDLAEVVAKRHLLLSLRWRTPITSGYHKAPAEAGGSPPLVVATAVHAEEDGRRRVRVAVRDGYEVIGGSTDCVAGTDETLRALNTSDLGSLPPETGDVMRREVSGVLGRAADG; this comes from the coding sequence GTGCACTTGCGTCTGCCCACATCCCTGACCGAAGCACAGAACTGCATGGCCGAGGGAGCGGTGCCCATCGGCGGAGCCACCCTCGTGTGGGCGCTCTGGCAGCGGGACGGCTTCCCCGAGCAGGCGATGTCCCTGCGCAGTCTGCCGGAGGCCAACGTGCTCGAGAGCGAGGCGCTGGGCGCTGCCGTTCTGCTGCACCGCATCGACGGCCGGGTACCGGAGGTCCTGCGCGGCGCGGCCTCCACCGTGGGCACCGGAGCGGTGCGCCGCACGGCGACGGTCGGCGGCAACATCGTGGGCAGCACCCTGCGATGTCTGCTGCCGGCGGCGCTCGTCCTGGACACACGCGCCACGGTGCTGGACCGGGACGGAGCCTTCGAGACCGATCTGGCCGAGGTGGTGGCCAAACGCCACCTGCTCCTCAGCCTGCGCTGGCGCACCCCGATAACCAGCGGGTATCACAAGGCACCCGCCGAAGCGGGCGGATCGCCGCCCCTCGTCGTCGCCACCGCCGTGCACGCGGAGGAGGACGGACGACGCAGGGTCCGCGTCGCGGTCCGTGACGGCTACGAGGTGATCGGCGGGAGCACGGACTGCGTGGCCGGTACGGACGAGACGCTGCGGGCCCTGAACACCTCGGACCTCGGTTCGCTCCCCCCGGAGACCGGCGACGTGATGCGCAGGGAGGTGTCCGGGGTCCTCGGCCGGGCCGCCGACGGCTGA
- a CDS encoding pyridoxamine 5'-phosphate oxidase family protein: protein MVIDKARPGLAEDDLGILARSSFCLPATSGRRGTRDVSPRGGRPGSAPVLGPRTIALPGRPGNRRGDSFRNTLENPQAGLLHLVPGGREVLRINGHARLLTNAPFFDDMTVDGRRPALAVLLEADEVCLHCPQSLRRSGVRDPTTWHALAAG from the coding sequence GTGGTCATCGACAAGGCGCGCCCCGGACTGGCCGAGGACGACCTCGGCATACTGGCCCGCTCGTCCTTCTGTCTGCCGGCCACGTCCGGCCGCCGGGGCACCCGTGACGTGTCGCCGCGCGGCGGGCGGCCCGGTTCCGCCCCTGTCCTCGGCCCGCGCACCATCGCCCTGCCCGGCCGGCCGGGCAACCGCCGGGGCGACAGCTTCCGCAACACTCTCGAGAACCCGCAGGCCGGTCTCCTCCACCTCGTCCCCGGCGGCAGGGAAGTGCTGCGCATCAACGGACATGCCCGCCTCCTGACGAACGCGCCGTTCTTCGACGACATGACCGTCGACGGCCGCCGCCCGGCGCTCGCCGTACTCCTGGAGGCCGACGAGGTCTGCCTGCACTGTCCGCAGTCGCTGCGCCGGTCCGGGGTCCGGGACCCCACGACCTGGCACGCCCTGGCGGCCGGCTGA